The following nucleotide sequence is from Leptolyngbya sp. SIO1E4.
CACAATTAACTGAGTAAATACCTCGCTCCACATATCGGTGAAAACTCGAATATTTCCAATCTACCACCTGTTGGCATAATCCATACCCCCATAGCGAATAATGAGTTTTGGGTAACAAGTAACAAATGACGAGTAGCCAGTAGCCGGTTTTGAAGGGTGTAATTGGCCTTTAACCAGATATTTTTTCTTCTTGCTTCAGCTTGTTGATACTTGATATCAGAATCTTGATCATGCTATTTAGTTCAGCCAGTATTGGTATAAGCTTTTGTTCAGGAATAGATCCTGAATTAATCAATATCCTGATCCAAAATCGACACTCCGAAGCTTCCTTCAGGGCAATCGAATACTTCGAGATGAAATCCTTATTCGATTGAGCAAATTCAGCCTCAGCACAATTAGCACCGATGCTCGTCCCAGCTCTCAGAAATTGTTTAGATAAAACCTTGCTCACATCATCAAAATGCTTTTTATTTAATTCCACATAGGCTTTAACAACTCTAACAGCAAATAATTCAGTTCGCTCTTGGATACTAATGTTATCAGCCATGCGCCAAAGAGCCCCTAAAACCAACCCCTCGTCACTTAGTTATTTATTACTTGTTACTTGTGACTCGTTACTTGTGACTCTCGCACGCAACAACTCAAACTAATTCTTCCAGTTACTCAACAGAGCCCTCACCCATTCCCCACTTTCGTCATCCAAAGCAGGTTGAATCGGTTTCTGGTAGTCAGTCCGCAAGCTGTATCCGGCTCGGTTATAAATGTCGTCCAAAATCGGTTTGAGGCGAATTTCCGGTTCTATATCCCCTGACTTAAGCGGTAAATGGAACGCTGGAACCAGTTGCTGGAGGTTAAAGCCATAGAGTTCTGCTTTGGGGCGAGTATGACCACGGCTGACCAGAATACGGTAGTCAGTTTTCGTTTGAGTCCCCAGGGGCATTGGGGTTTGCCCTCGCAGTAGGCCAATTTCAACCCGGTGAGTTTGGGTAGCCAGAACCTGCTGACGTTTCTGCAGATAGACGGTTCTCCCTTCACCAGACCGCTTGTTTTTGGGCGATAAAATCTCAATCGCTGTGATAACCGTTGAAGTTTGGGTATCGCGAATTTCCAGATAGCGTTCGGTGACTTCTTCAGGCAGCGGCAACGTAACGATTTCTGCCTGAGGGAGTGGGGTAGCCGTTCTATTTTCTGACTTGTGTTCTGGCAGGCGAC
It contains:
- a CDS encoding four helix bundle protein, with translation MADNISIQERTELFAVRVVKAYVELNKKHFDDVSKVLSKQFLRAGTSIGANCAEAEFAQSNKDFISKYSIALKEASECRFWIRILINSGSIPEQKLIPILAELNSMIKILISSINKLKQEEKISG
- a CDS encoding DUF4058 family protein, which gives rise to MPSPFPGMDPYLENPEIWPEVHSRLIVAIADSLAPSLHPKYYAAIEKRTYLDTPEDSILVGIPDVSVISRLPEHKSENRTATPLPQAEIVTLPLPEEVTERYLEIRDTQTSTVITAIEILSPKNKRSGEGRTVYLQKRQQVLATQTHRVEIGLLRGQTPMPLGTQTKTDYRILVSRGHTRPKAELYGFNLQQLVPAFHLPLKSGDIEPEIRLKPILDDIYNRAGYSLRTDYQKPIQPALDDESGEWVRALLSNWKN